AGATGTGTGCGTGCCTTTTTCCGCAAGTCAAACACACGTCCTTTCGTCCTTATTGTGTTGACAAGGAATGTTGACCTACTTGTTGCCGATGTTGAGCCCCAGTCTATCACGTGACACATGGTCCAGACTGTGACGTCTGACTCACCCCGATTGTCAAGCTCTTCTATTGTTACTGTGAACAAAGGATGCTGAAGCATAAGTTTTGAGAAACTAACAAAGCCAGCCAGACAGGAAACAATTTCATGTTAGACGTTCACCGAGATGTACAATACCGCTTATATAGTGATTGACTGGCTTCTGTTTTCTGCACAAGTTTCGAGTTTGAaagaggtggttgttttttatgttaGACTGTGGTAAGACATTCGTCAGtttcgaaaaaaagaagaagaagaaaagttgtggTCTTCACAAAAGACGGCTGTATGGAAAAGaccataaaagcaacaacaaaaatcagcacaTCGGAAACACCGACAGTGGTGAGGAATACTCAATGAGCTGCTTCGATTCAAAACGATTATGTAGCGCGGAAAAGTGATGAAGAGATTTTAGACAAGTGCATCTCAGCATTTTGACAGCATTTGCAATGGTAATGTCACCAAAAGCCATGACATTATTTGTTATGCATCAGAAAGGTAGTGACAGTGAAAACAAGAATGTTCCTTCTGTGGAGAGGAAACGTGCAGTGAGTGAGAATGAAATCAATTGATGGGAACTGCACTTTCAAAATCTCACCAATGAATCATGTATCTGTGTGGTGCTGGGAAGCATATTTGATCGGAAGACGTGTTTGGGACTGCAGATTGTGCTAGATGTTAGGCTTCAGAATTTCCAGGACTGCTCAGAGGAACTCACTGAAACATATTTGaaactgtgtgtttgagtgtgactcGAAGTGGCGTGCTTTGAAACCAGCAGAGCCTGCTGGAGTGAGAAGTAAGAAGacatgtattaactctctccatacgaacggcgaaagagacgacgttaacagcgtttcaccccaattaccatcatcaaaatattgcaagcggaaggctcttatactgaagaggtgaatgttgacaaagaataccacaattctgacgacggaagctaaaggttgggtcattcagacactcactggacatccgaggggtctgtgtagaggagaagagaggactggccgtactgagtgagttaaaatgttaCTGAAAAAAGTGCCAAAATGTGCGGATTGATGTAATGTTAAGAACTacgaacaaagcaacaacaacataaaatcaaaaacaaaaagaaaacgtgATATGTGTGACTTAATTAGAAACGAACTAACCAAAAACAGTATGGTTCGATTAAATACATTGTGTTAGGCTGCTGAAGATTAAGACTTGTGTGTTACAGAATATTTTGGATGTCTACAATTCATTCACTTGAAACGCTCTCGTAAAATTGCATTGGTGGTTTTGTACAACATGCTGTAAGTTAAATTTTGTGGCTTTGAACGACATGATGAAACATCCTCTGAAAAAGAAATAGCTCAGAATCTTATCATGCTCGTTGTGTATGCCTgtggtatgaatcaacttgtgaaACTGATTGATAATTGTTGAGCGTGTTAAAGTGGGGAAAGCAGAATTTTGCATCACGTGCACACTCGTCAGATTTGAAGTGTTGCTGATTCTCATGCTGATGTGATGACCGTGTGGAAAAGTCACTAAAATCTTGAGccgtcaaagatttttttttttgaaacaattGGCTGTGGATCATGCCGCCAGCAGCTGTTTACGTTTGGCTGCTTTGCCAGTTTGCTGTGTTCCCTGTTGACGTTCGGGGTACCCCGGGTACCACCAGTTCTGAACTCCTGACATCCACAATCTCTCCACCCGAGTCGCTCTGTGGAGATGGCCTGTGTACCTGCACACAATCAGACGCAGACTGTTCCGGCCGTTTGGCACACGTACGATACGTTCCTAAACTACCTGAAAAAAtaacgtatgtggatttgtctcaCAACAATTTTTCATCAGCTATTTTGACTGAGGATATTTTTCACAATCTGACAAACACAGTGTATTTAAATCTGTCATCCAACAACTTCACGGGGCTACCAAAGGATGCGTTTGAAGGGATGATGGAATTAGACACTTTGATCTTGAATAACAATGAACACTTGGATATTAAATCTGTTCGAGAAATACTGTCCATGCAAGGCTTAGATTACATTCGCGCAGAAAACTGCAACCTTCCGCAACctccaaaatatttttttcaaaacataacTTCGACCGTCGCTCGCATTGATTTTGGTTCTAACCCACATGGGGGTACATATCACTTAGATGGGTTCTGTGATTTAGAGAATTTGCTTTATGTTGAACTCCATGACTGTGACTTTAAGGACATAACATCGTCTTGCCGTGTTTCATTTGCACACCTTCATCTTTCAGGTAATACTCTACGGAAATTTCCTAAAACTTGCATTGGTGAAGAATCCATTTTCCCTATGCTTTCTTATTTTTGGTTAGTGCACAATCAAATAGACAGTCTTTCCATGTCAGACATCTGTCTGCCAGCTTTGCAACACCTTGATCTTTCGTTCAATAGAATCAGATTATATCCCACTGGAGCATTTGAGTTTCATAGATTCCCAGACTTAGAAACGCTTTATCTTCAACATCAGTCCAGTGACATGGACATCACCGTGGTGGTTGAGGACGGTGCGTTCAATAATCCTTCTCTGCGAGATATCGATCTTCGTCACAATCAAATACAAATTGCTGATCAAGGCAAAACTGGAAAATACGCGTTTGTGAATTGTTTTCGTGTGAAATATCTGTACTTAGATGGGAATAATTTTACGAACGTTGACGATCAAAGGTTTCTGGAATTGTTCAGACACCTGCTGGAATTAACCCAGCTGTCGGTCAGCAATACAAGGCTGGATTCTATCCTCAGCAAAGCCTTTCCAAGCTTCCATCTTTTGGAGTACTTATTTATGGAGGACAATATGATTTCAAGCATTCCTGATGGAGCGTTTGATTCTGTACAAGGCCTTACACACCTGCATCTGCACAATAACAAGATAAAATCAATCACCCAAAACACATTTGGAGAAGGACTGCGTGGAAGGCTAAAAAATTTGACTTTAGGTTTGAATCCATTGGAATGTTCTTGCGAGCTGCTGTGGTTTCAAGACTGGTTTAAATCTGATCTTGAACTCTTTACAGGATTGGAGGAAAAGATCACTGATTACAAATGCTCTAATGTCCCGGAAATGACACTGGCTGACTTCTCCATGGCTGAACAGGCGTGTGTGCTGAGCAGGGAAACCAGCCTTCTCCTCATTCAGATCAACGTCCTTGTTGTCGTCTCTCTGACGATGGTGTCGCTCATTTTCCGCTACCGTTGGCACTTCCGCCTGTTGCTCTACGAGCTGTTCCGTGGCCGGGACAATCTCCGAAGACAGCGTCTCCGGGCCGACAACTTTCACTTCGATGTCTTCGTGTCGTACGCCTCTGAGGACCTTCCCTGGGTCAGGCAGCAGCTGATGGGCAGACTGGAGGCGGAGCTTGGCCTGAGGCTGTGTGTGCACGAGAGAGACTTCCTTCCGGGCAGACACATCGTGGACAACATCATGCACAGCGTGGACAGCAGCAGGAAAGTTCTGATGGTCTTCTCTGCAAACTTCCTGCGCAGCCAGTGGTGTCAGTTCGAACTGTCTGTGTGCTTGACTCACGTCATGGATGTCGATGACTCCCTGATCGTCGTGTGTGTGGATGACGTCATGTCACGTGATATGACGTCAGCCATGAAGGCAGTGTTGAAAACGACGACGTATATTCAGTGGAGTGAGGACGAGGGTGAGGAGGCTGTAGCCTCGTTCTGGAGACGTCTGCATCTCGCTCTGCGTGAAATCTTGCCTCGTGGACAGAACCACGTGTAGGCCGTGAAcgtgtttgtggtgtgcgtgGTTCTCTGCAACGCACTGGAGTCTGTGTGCTGAACTCTGACATAcacttgttatttttgttattttccttCCCTGTCGGATGACCGTGGACTGGGAATCATAGCCATCGTTTCCCGCTCTGTATACCGTATCTTCTCTGTTAGTTCTTCACAGACAGTAATATTTTTTCATGATGATTTCGGAGCAACACTAATCCTCCTTCTTTTGGTGGCCATAGATTCAAGATGATGCCATTCGCCCTGTTGAATAACTGGCGAAGGGGTAGCGTTGTGGACTTAAGAGTGGTGGGACGCAGGTTGGAACCTCATTAGGGGTGGACTCCTTTGGTCTATGGCCagttcctacccagagctgaatgTGCTGTGGGCTCAGATCGGAAGACTGGGTCACTTAGTCAAGGGTAGTCCCctgaactctttccatacgaacggcgaaacagtcCTGTTTTGTCTTTTGGTTGAAAGCATTATCTTGTATTTTGCTATATCTTGGGTTATTGAATTTATGATACAGTGGACTCTGTTTATGAAATTGGCGCTGTACTTCCCAGGGAGGAAAGCCTCGCCACGGAACCGGACCGCCCTTTCGTTTTTCTTCACTTCCTGTCTTCACATGTGTCAGTTGTGCTTCCCTGCCAAAGCGTTCTTCCCACAGACTGTGATCGGGGACAAatctttgttgctgtgtgttcttcAGCGTGCACGATGCACACGACCATGGAGCATCCCTTAACTGTCTCATGCGAAGAACAGtgacccagaccatcactcacgtTCCACTGGAATGGGAAAAAAGTCTAGGTTCCTGTGTGACTCCACTACGATGTCTTGGTTACTACTTGAGTGCTTGTCCCTTTGACCAAAACCTCAGGTAGACGATGGTGGATAAGAAATaccttcaggaggaaggtggcagaatggttagtaCGCAGTCAGTGATGGtcaaggttcgaatcccactctcgccctttctcccaagtttgactggaaaatcgaactgagcgtctagtcattcggatgagacgacaaaccgaggcaCCGTGTACAGCaattgacgcactgaaaaagaacccatggcaacgagagcgttttCCTGTTGCacaattctgttgaagaaatccactctgataggtacacaaatatatatacatgcactcgaggtctgactaagcgcgttgggttaagctgctggttaggcatctgccaagcagatgcgttTTAGCGTAAATggttttgttcgaacgcagtgacgccttcttgagaaacaaaCCGTCTTTCTCCCCTACACATAAACAGGAATGGACATTCATTTCTGCTGGATAATCACATGCTGACAGTTGAAATCAACTGTTCCCTCCCTTGGGCACTTATGGAATGCTAATAATTGCAT
The DNA window shown above is from Babylonia areolata isolate BAREFJ2019XMU chromosome 29, ASM4173473v1, whole genome shotgun sequence and carries:
- the LOC143274795 gene encoding toll-like receptor 4 encodes the protein MPPAAVYVWLLCQFAVFPVDVRGTPGTTSSELLTSTISPPESLCGDGLCTCTQSDADCSGRLAHVRYVPKLPEKITYVDLSHNNFSSAILTEDIFHNLTNTVYLNLSSNNFTGLPKDAFEGMMELDTLILNNNEHLDIKSVREILSMQGLDYIRAENCNLPQPPKYFFQNITSTVARIDFGSNPHGGTYHLDGFCDLENLLYVELHDCDFKDITSSCRVSFAHLHLSGNTLRKFPKTCIGEESIFPMLSYFWLVHNQIDSLSMSDICLPALQHLDLSFNRIRLYPTGAFEFHRFPDLETLYLQHQSSDMDITVVVEDGAFNNPSLRDIDLRHNQIQIADQGKTGKYAFVNCFRVKYLYLDGNNFTNVDDQRFLELFRHLLELTQLSVSNTRLDSILSKAFPSFHLLEYLFMEDNMISSIPDGAFDSVQGLTHLHLHNNKIKSITQNTFGEGLRGRLKNLTLGLNPLECSCELLWFQDWFKSDLELFTGLEEKITDYKCSNVPEMTLADFSMAEQACVLSRETSLLLIQINVLVVVSLTMVSLIFRYRWHFRLLLYELFRGRDNLRRQRLRADNFHFDVFVSYASEDLPWVRQQLMGRLEAELGLRLCVHERDFLPGRHIVDNIMHSVDSSRKVLMVFSANFLRSQWCQFELSVCLTHVMDVDDSLIVVCVDDVMSRDMTSAMKAVLKTTTYIQWSEDEGEEAVASFWRRLHLALREILPRGQNHV